From Nomascus leucogenys isolate Asia chromosome 23, Asia_NLE_v1, whole genome shotgun sequence:
aataataattttaagaggTAATAAGTGCATGTCCACATCCATTCTTATCTGAGCTAGTACAATCAATTGGCTATAAGTCTTTTGACTCATAAGGCCTTCAGCCATAGGGAGTCCCACGGAAGTATAGGATGGACCCAAGATGGGGAGCCATGCCACCCTGTCAACGCTATGGGACAAAATTAAAATTGGCTGGTTTTTGATGTTGCCTCTGGCAAATCTTGGCCAGAAGGGAAAgaatgtaaatgaaaatgaaaattcgAAGGCCCCCCACAACCATCGAATGGacttcctcttcctccagggttcaggccatgatgggaagtgggagGTGGGACATGCTTCATTATACCTCTCCAGCATTAACATtcacaatctattctctctgaagcttgCTACCTGGATgtttcatctgcatgataaaatcccaggtcttcagacaaactcaaccaattatcaaccagaaaatatttaaatttacctatagcctagAACCCCCACCCCCTAcacttcttaaatgtatttgattgatgcctcatgcctccctaaaatgtataaaatcaagctgcacTGGATTGGCCATCTTCTCacatatcattctttttttataagtGCAGTAATAATATTGAACATATGAAAAATTTATATATCCACAATACATGTTATTTAAGTCAGGTGCGTTTCTTATAACCCtgaaagagaaagtaaagaaTTACACTTGGCAAGtcaaatatttgaaacatattcacagaaaaaaaaattgcacttcCAACATGATATTATTGCCCTAGACTCTGCATTGTTTAAACTAAATCTAATTTAATGTTCAGAGTATCAAGAATGTCCGAGTTAATTGTTCATGTTGCCACATATGCAATGTCAAATACTGCTTCATTTCTCCCTGCTTTTTCCACTTTCTAACATCTGATATTTGCTGTACTTCGCTTACAGACTTAGCACCCCAGCCccttcatatataatataatttggaATAATACCATTCCATAAGATTCTCTAGTCTAACTGGCCCAGTAGTAAGTCTTGGACCCTTTCTCCCTCAAGTGCTTTTTATAATCATCAAAGTCAGGAATTCACCTGAGGTATATGACACCTTAAGTTCAACATCATCTCCAAGTGACACTTGCAAAAGATTTTACTCTGAAGTTCTAATGACCAGCACATAAATACTAGATTAGTGATCAGGGACtatgcattaaaaacaaatttataaattaaaaatattatcttttagaTTAATTTAGCATCAATACTTGGgtaaaaaaataatgatatcaACCAGTAAATAAGTTCATCAATTAAATGTTTAAGAATGAGATTTATTTGTGGTGACATAGCACAGATGTCATTTATTACAGCCCCCTTTCAGaaacaaaccccaaaacaacACAGAGTTAAAAAGTGaagagatatatatacatacatatatacacacacacatatatatcatacatacaattattatatactttttcagttttctttttggtaattGAAAATATCTACaatgttttccattccattatagATTACCATTCCATTTGCAATAattacaaacacatacatattctACATTTTCAAAACAAGATTCCATCTGTACTCTCTCCTGACACACACATTACCTTTGTCTCTAGTCTTTCACTACAAATTaggcctttaaaatatatatccttCTCCACTCCATTTGTAGATAGCTTATCTCCCATTGTATCCTATCATTGCCAACCACCAGAGGTAGGGCTGCCTTGTCTTTCTGACCCACACTCCTACACTTACTATTTCTATCtgaaggaaaaagcaaacaaacacaacaaaataaaacaaaaattctatttGCCATTATGGCCCAATGTGATGAGTATGCAGGGATCTGAGTGCCTAAACTCACTTGTGGTGGCACCTCAACACAGTCACTCAGAGCTGTCTCCTgctaaaaatatatactaaaaacATGTGTTAAATGATGGACTTCCAATAGTGTCCAGCAGGTTGAGACTCTGGTTTCTTTCTTCATCTGATATTTTCTGCTTCCCAAAtttcagagattaaaaaatacaaatggaattTGCCACTATTTATAtgtaaagactttatttttttcccattataaGCAGAACACAACATATAAAGCCACTTAAAATAGTATATTTACAACCACATTCCTCATTTGCtacacaaattattttatgtatcctATATATGTGATATGTTAAGCCAAAGTGTATATTCTTTGACCTGAAATGCTCTTCTAAACCagtctttaaatttttcattcaaaaatgCTCATTTCAGAATGGAAGTTAGTGTAAACTCTATGgcaatttttcaaagaactaaaaacagaattaccatttgatgaAGCAACTCCACTATTGGGTATCTAAccaaaggaaaaggaattattatattaaaaaaaagacacctaCACTCAAATGTTTGTTGTAGAACTGTTTGCAATAGCAAAGCCATGGAATTgtcctaagtgtccatcaatggattaTTGTATAAGAAAACATGAAACCGTGTTTTCTTTTAGGGTATATACACCAGGAATACTACTCAAgtataaaaaagaaggaaatcatgactttgcagcaaaatggatagagctggagaccattctcttaagtgaaataactcaggaagaTAAActtaaatactgcatattcttacTTAACTGGAGCTAACtaatatgtacacatacacacaaaaagtggaataatagacattgcaGACTCCAAAAAGTAGGAGggtgggaagaaaataaagaatgagaaattacctattgggtacagtgtacactatcCAGGTAATGGTTACACTGAAAATACAGACTTCATcattatgcaatatatttatataacaaaattgcaattgtaccccctaaatccataaactttttttaaatgcccATTTCAAGTGTCATTGATAACAAAAGTATCATTGctaaaatttatgttttgttaGTCTGTGTATTCTTACTGAAGCATTTATCACACTATATTCTCTTTATCTCTAGCATAATTCAATCAGCCTGCACATACAATTGATGGTTAAGTAACTTTAATGATGAATCAATATTTCATTCATCTATGAACCCTAGAACTTAGCACAATATTAAGTATTTGTTAGTCCAGTGACTTTTCTGGGCTTCCACAGTTTTTCTTAGATAACATTATTTACAGAGTTCTCCATAATTTGGCTGCTGTAATTTTGTTAGTTACTTGTCAAAATtatgagaagacatttatggTAACTTTATGTATTAGAAAATACATCAAAGAAGCATGATAGAAAAGGGTTCTTTTAGGATGTAATTTCAATTAAAGCTGGTTTTAATTTAAATCTACAGTGCTCTTAAGGAAAATACCTCTACTCAAACCCaactataaaattttaacaaGAATAGACACTTACCAGGCAGAGGAGTTGATTATATTATCCACGCTCTCAGCAGAAATGTAATCTCTTTCAGGAGATAATCCCAGCCAATAGTCACGTGATCTACTCTGGGATTTTATAAATTCCTACAGGAAATACAGATGATCTGTTTAAGAAACAGTCTCctacttttgtattttacattataATGTAATTTCTTACAAATTGCTGTTTTAAGGTAACATACTGGACATTGCACTACCACTATTAAATGTCATTATAAGAAATTGAAAGAAAGTACTCCTTACTacaaaatttcaatatttttaacaatatcaTTGCTGGTCTCACAAGAAGAGAGGCCCTACTAATCCATGTATAACCTTAATTTACAGTCAATGAAAAGTTCACAATGACAAGTTCAGTATTAAAAAATTTGAGCAGTAAATATTGTGTCCAGGGCCAAAGGAGGTGGGTAATGGCTATAAACAAGAgttaacagaaacagaaagagtaggaaaaaaatgCCACACACTCAGATGTGAGTGGTTACAGAACAGAATTCAGAACCAGTCCAGAATTTTGTAGCCAAataacaggttttttttcttattccagcctttaaaaattttttctagagTAAGTAACTGTGAATGGGTCACTTGAGAATGATCTGATGAGGAAGAGATTGTGGgttgatttctctctcttctatAAAGGATGATGAAAGTTTCTTATTGTGGGGAAGCAGagacttttagaaaatgtaatttggttaaaaatatatgattactATTTGAGAGACTAAAAATGCTATGTAATAAGTGTAACATGGAAACATTATTTAGACAtggaaaactaagaaaatgaataaatcaataaagttattagaaaacacatttttcctgGGATTCAAGGACTCAGTGCAACATATCTGTTTGACACTTGCCTGTGCCATCTTACTTCAGTTCttgtttgtacatattttatgCTAACCTACTATAACTTGCCTATTTCTCTTagtgaattaaaaaatacaaaatggtagAAACAAAACATATTCTCCTGTGTAGTTCTTATGGAATTGCTAACCCTGAGGAATAATCTCTGTATCCTCTGTTTTtagataaatgtttataaattatgttCTGAGATTTGATTCTAGATTCTAATTTGGAAATGCTTACAGACCTATAGATTCTGGGTGCCCTGTAATACTCATCTACCTGTCAGCTAGTAATATTCCTCTTATGCTAAGGTCCTAAACTTGTATGTTTTACCTTGCCTATGATGTCTTGAGATAAGCGTACAAAGTTTCAGCCACTTCACACCCCAACCGAAATAAACCAGAATCACGAGTGGGTTGATTGAAGTCTTCCCCAACATGCCACACCCCTCTCTATCCCATGATGGTAGAAACACCTGGGCTTTACCAatgcatttctattgtttatcttCAACAGGCTGGCATTCTGAGCAGCACAGGCCATTTTACTCTCCTGCCATGTTTGGACATCATCACTGAGGAAGTAACAGCTGTCCTTATGCCAAATCCATCTCCTTGGACAAGGCTTACATTTGTGCTCTGGAAGAAGAACATAgttttatttgggttttgttGATAGTCataataattcttattatttcctttcctctctgtgtGACATTGACCACATTTGctgtttattcttctttctttttctttctctctttccctttttttttttgacagagtcttgctctgttgcccacactggagtgcagtggcgtgatctcagctcactgcagcctccacctcctggattcaagcgactctcctgcctcagccacccaagtagctggcattacatgctgtttcttctttttacatcGAAGGGGAAGTAAGTGAATCCTGTATTCTAGTTCCTTATATACCGCCATAATGTGTCAGACACATAACTtgaacaaaaaaatttcaaattaagcACTTGGAGTCAAGTGTATCTTCCTATATCAAttcctctttgttattttttatattctttaaagaCAATAAAAACTAATTACTGGAAACATTCTGTATAGTAATAATTAACCCCACCTATCTATACCAATCTTaccttctttaatttttgttctctGTTGAAGAACTTTGTTGAAAAGTTGAAATGTTGAAACTTTGAGGTTTCTCAGGAGCAAAAGGAGTATGTTTTAGCAACCATGACTATAGAAACTTATGGAGACACTAGAAGACCAATTCCCCCTGATCCCAAAGGTGAAgtctcagtttatttttttctatggacTTTGTTATCAATCACTGAAATTTAAGAATGAAGTCACCTGTAAAGAGGTGTCACTTCCTCCCTATCTTCTATTAACTTCAGTGCCCAGAATAATTATAGTACGTGACAGATTAGAGAAACTGACTTGTCTAACATTCTATTATGTAACCATTATCTCTTGATAATTTTGGGgcctattgttattattactttttctgtttttcttctaacTGCATGGAAATATCAATGAATTCTCCATCAACCACATGTAATTCTTTCCCCCAAATTATGACTCCCTAGGGAAAGGCTGCTAGCTAATTATAAAATGATTCTTAAGAGACTCAGTGCTTCAGTTTATTGTCCAAAAAATAACTCCAAGAGAATACAGGATTACCTTGCTCTTTGCTATATAGCTCACGACATAATTTGGTGGCTACTATTTGCAGTGTGGTGGAGAGGTTCCTGATCTTGTTGGAGCTATTCATGTTACTCATCAGTTGCAGAGAAACATTTCTCTGGAGCTCTTCACTGATGTTTTGtagtttgttgatttttttcatttctatcttcAAAGTTATGCGAactccacattaaaaaaatgacaaaaaattcaCAATAGAGCCATCAACCTTTATCATTTGCAGAAGTAGTATAAAGATTAAAGGGGTAGGGAAAGCAATTACTCTACAGGAGTGAGGGAAAGAGACTAAGTTCCACATTGTAAGTCCTCCTTGTGGGCCTATCACCTGTCATTATAATAAATCTTCCACTCAAggaataaacttttgttgttaaatatttgaaattctagATACTTTCTCTTTTGACCAAAACAGAAGCAGTACATACACACGCTTGCCAAGACTCCCAATCCAATGAGCATCAGAAGGCACAGAAGAGTCAGAAACAAGGCTGCTGGACGCCATACACGGGAGGGAGCTGGAGGTGCTGTGAAAAGCAAAATTAACAGAGAGGCCTAAAAATGGTGTAACTTTCATTTgaattatttactcattcattcattcattttacctttatttcCTAATATGCCTATTGGAAAGAAATGGATTTGCTAGCCATTGAAGAatagtcaaaaaatatttttgaagaatatgtCAAGAATAAATCAAAATCACTTGTTTTGTATGTAAATTGATTCTGGCAAGAGAAGCTGTTAACTGGTAGACcgattttaaaaaacagataagcaaaaacAATTTATAACAGAGAATGGAGAAAACCAATCAACCTAGATATAGTGTATTTTGTTTGTACAAATTTGGGAAAAGTGAGTAGCTGGAAATTAACAGAGAAGCCAATAGGAGTAGTCTTTGCTTGAGTAGACAATTGTGGCATGTCAAGAAAAACATTTTCGGTTGTTTATGTATCCCCCTAGGTAATTATGAGAATTCAGCTGCAGAACAAACAAGATAGGCTGTCTCTTTGTAATGTCTTTGGGTGTCCTCCCATTAGCTTTTGATCTTAGTCAGTCCAGATCTACACcatttttattgcaatttttcaaaatatttttcatgtttttttgcaaGAAACTTTTATTGAATACTTCCTTTTTAGTGAATACTGAAGCCCAGAATGGAccatttctctattaaaaaaaaaggaattataaacTTTATGAGTTAATTATTATCGTG
This genomic window contains:
- the CLEC12A gene encoding C-type lectin domain family 12 member A isoform X1, with the protein product MSEEVTYADLKFQNSSETEKIQEIGKFGEKAPPAPSRVWRPAALFLTLLCLLMLIGLGVLASVFRITLKIEMKKINKLQNISEELQRNVSLQLMSNMNSSNKIRNLSTTLQIVATKLCRELYSKEQEHKCKPCPRRWIWHKDSCYFLSDDVQTWQESKMACAAQNASLLKINNRNALEFIKSQSRSRDYWLGLSPERDYISAESVDNIINSSAWVIRNAPDLNNMYCGYINFSYVQYYYCTYKKRMICEKMANPVQLDFIHFREA
- the CLEC12A gene encoding C-type lectin domain family 12 member A isoform X3; this encodes MSEEVTYADLKFQNSSETEKIQEIGKFGEKAPPAPSRVWRPAALFLTLLCLLMLIGLGVLASVFRITLKIEMKKINKLQNISEELQRNVSLQLMSNMNSSNKIRNLSTTLQIVATKLCRELYSKEQEHKCKPCPRRWIWHKDSCYFLSDDVQTWQESKMACAAQNASLLKINNRNALEFIKSQSRSRDYWLGLSPERDYISAESVDNIINSSA
- the CLEC12A gene encoding C-type lectin domain family 12 member A isoform X2, producing the protein MSEEVTYADLKFQNSSETEKIQEIGKFGEKVRITLKIEMKKINKLQNISEELQRNVSLQLMSNMNSSNKIRNLSTTLQIVATKLCRELYSKEQEHKCKPCPRRWIWHKDSCYFLSDDVQTWQESKMACAAQNASLLKINNRNALEFIKSQSRSRDYWLGLSPERDYISAESVDNIINSSAWVIRNAPDLNNMYCGYINFSYVQYYYCTYKKRMICEKMANPVQLDFIHFREA